Proteins encoded within one genomic window of Thermodesulfobacteriota bacterium:
- a CDS encoding M23 family metallopeptidase, whose amino-acid sequence MKILLAVSAILLLSVSALFVAGGCDGGSGGAAPDNPVTRVDNPGTLTGIEWSVVATPVYPVTGSDGLVHLAYEIKFANVTGSATTVRIDSVEVVDPENDDRVISTVKNTAFDGTDITYKLRNFDVPITFGTANYSDMLGPGQFGVMYMTVTFENEEEVPRFLGHRVTMSLPDFPDRGTVTATGGYTEVSTDRAVVLSPPLKGDRWLDADGCCETIGLHRFVVNPIDGKLRLSERYAIDFVRLDEDGRLYTGDQSVLANWHYYGADIHSAAEGRVVGVLDGLPDQPPGQLPTDATIVTAGGNHVVVDIGGGRYAFYAHMIPGSITVKEGDFVKRGQHIGNLGNSGNTDGPHLHFHVMDSPAPLNSNGLPYVFDSWAYQGKVIGGSLEETNDNLMAGNPAEVDITGNGSMKKEELPFTNDIIGFE is encoded by the coding sequence ATGAAGATTCTGCTTGCAGTATCTGCAATATTATTGTTGTCGGTATCGGCGCTGTTCGTGGCCGGGGGGTGCGACGGCGGGTCGGGCGGGGCGGCGCCGGACAATCCTGTAACGAGGGTGGACAACCCCGGGACGCTGACCGGGATCGAGTGGTCGGTCGTGGCGACGCCGGTGTATCCGGTGACAGGGTCCGACGGCCTCGTACACCTGGCTTACGAGATAAAATTCGCGAACGTGACGGGCTCGGCGACGACGGTCAGGATAGATTCCGTCGAGGTCGTCGATCCGGAAAACGACGACAGGGTTATATCCACGGTAAAGAATACCGCCTTCGACGGGACGGACATAACGTACAAGCTCAGGAATTTCGACGTGCCGATCACATTCGGCACGGCTAATTACTCGGACATGCTCGGCCCGGGACAGTTCGGCGTAATGTACATGACCGTCACTTTCGAAAACGAGGAGGAGGTCCCCCGTTTTCTCGGCCACAGGGTAACGATGTCTCTCCCGGACTTCCCGGACAGAGGGACTGTTACGGCGACAGGCGGATATACGGAGGTGAGTACCGACAGGGCTGTCGTTCTGAGCCCGCCGCTCAAGGGCGACCGCTGGCTCGATGCGGACGGCTGCTGCGAAACGATAGGCCTCCACCGGTTCGTCGTAAATCCTATAGACGGCAAGCTCAGGCTTTCGGAGCGCTACGCGATAGACTTCGTCCGGCTCGACGAGGACGGGAGACTCTATACCGGCGACCAGTCGGTCCTGGCCAACTGGCATTACTACGGAGCCGACATCCATTCCGCCGCGGAGGGCAGGGTGGTCGGGGTTTTAGACGGACTTCCGGACCAGCCGCCGGGCCAGCTCCCTACGGACGCTACGATAGTGACCGCGGGCGGTAACCACGTCGTCGTGGATATAGGCGGCGGCCGGTACGCCTTTTACGCGCACATGATCCCCGGCAGCATAACAGTGAAGGAGGGGGACTTCGTGAAGAGGGGGCAGCACATAGGAAACCTCGGAAACTCGGGGAATACCGACGGGCCGCACCTTCACTTCCACGTAATGGACAGCCCTGCTCCGCTTAACTCGAACGGCCTGCCTTACGTCTTCGATTCGTGGGCGTACCAGGGGAAGGTTATAGGCGGCAGTCTCGAGGAAACCAACGATAATCTCATGGCCGGCAATCCCGCCGAAGTCGATATCACGGGGAACGGCAGTATGAAGAAGGAAGAGCTTCCGTTTACGAACGATATAATAGGGTTCGAGTAA
- the dacB gene encoding D-alanyl-D-alanine carboxypeptidase/D-alanyl-D-alanine-endopeptidase — protein MKRNKTVLFMAFVIISVSFLSAGAGGGDNKATPGPVPDEILKVMRKPLYADATWSLKVVDLESGENIYDLNSGLLAYTGSVRKTFSVGMALNELGPDHRFRTPVYRKGDVSSEGVLSGDLILVANGDLTMGGRNTPEGTVAFTSFDHTEANSLGSAILTKPDPLQGIDELAAQVAASGITKVNGDVVVDDRLFDLFRVPNGNVLITPMIINDNLVDVTIIPTEPGKPATVEWRPKSAALVVESDVVTAAEGEDMTVGLTMDNPDCVGLPGCVGKVTGQIPVGYKPSLPGIPTLVQTFSIQDPATYARIVLIEALERAGVEVAADTVAKNNRGLLPPPGSYKGDAKVAELVSLPYSQYTRLILKVSHNLGANLSLMLFGLTQGARTIDTALAAERKTLIDDFGLKGPEFDFPTNGSGSPDSQAAPDATVKLLREMSRREVFPAYFASFPVLGVDGSLATVGVDPPNPAIAPAIGKVYAKTGTTVLGTFFKAQVFAGYIDAKSGRRLVYALYVNDIGTLKDITEALEVFDDEGEISEIIYDLN, from the coding sequence ATGAAAAGAAACAAGACAGTTTTATTCATGGCGTTTGTCATTATATCCGTGTCTTTTCTTTCCGCGGGGGCGGGCGGCGGCGACAATAAAGCGACGCCCGGACCTGTACCGGATGAAATACTAAAGGTAATGCGGAAGCCGCTCTACGCCGATGCGACATGGAGCCTTAAGGTTGTCGATCTCGAATCCGGCGAGAATATATACGACCTCAATTCGGGGCTCCTGGCCTATACGGGATCAGTAAGAAAGACGTTTTCCGTGGGCATGGCCCTTAACGAGCTCGGCCCAGACCACAGGTTCAGGACCCCTGTTTACAGGAAGGGGGACGTGAGCTCCGAGGGGGTTCTCTCGGGCGACCTGATACTCGTCGCGAACGGGGACCTGACGATGGGCGGGAGGAATACGCCGGAGGGCACAGTCGCCTTCACGAGCTTCGACCACACGGAGGCCAACTCGCTCGGAAGCGCGATACTCACAAAGCCCGATCCGCTCCAGGGGATAGACGAGCTCGCGGCGCAGGTGGCTGCTTCGGGCATTACCAAGGTGAACGGGGATGTGGTAGTGGACGACAGGCTCTTCGACCTCTTCAGGGTGCCCAACGGAAACGTGCTCATCACCCCTATGATTATCAACGACAATCTCGTCGACGTTACGATAATACCGACGGAGCCCGGCAAGCCGGCTACAGTCGAGTGGAGGCCGAAGTCCGCCGCGCTCGTCGTGGAATCTGACGTCGTAACCGCGGCCGAGGGCGAGGATATGACTGTCGGACTGACCATGGATAATCCGGATTGCGTGGGCCTTCCGGGCTGCGTGGGGAAGGTGACGGGGCAGATACCGGTCGGCTACAAGCCGTCCCTGCCGGGTATACCGACGCTCGTCCAGACTTTCAGCATACAGGACCCGGCGACATACGCGCGTATCGTGCTTATAGAGGCGCTCGAAAGGGCGGGCGTCGAAGTCGCGGCCGATACGGTAGCCAAAAACAATCGGGGGCTGCTTCCTCCGCCGGGCTCGTACAAGGGCGACGCCAAAGTCGCGGAGCTCGTATCACTCCCGTACTCGCAATACACGAGGCTGATTCTGAAAGTGAGCCATAACCTGGGCGCGAATCTGAGCCTGATGCTCTTCGGGCTTACGCAGGGCGCAAGGACCATCGACACTGCCCTTGCCGCCGAGAGAAAAACCCTGATCGACGACTTCGGCTTAAAGGGCCCGGAGTTCGATTTCCCGACCAACGGCAGCGGGAGCCCGGACAGCCAGGCGGCACCTGACGCCACGGTGAAGCTGCTAAGGGAAATGAGCAGGAGGGAGGTGTTCCCGGCTTACTTCGCTTCGTTCCCGGTACTGGGCGTCGACGGCTCGCTCGCGACTGTAGGCGTCGATCCTCCGAATCCCGCCATAGCGCCTGCGATCGGAAAGGTGTACGCAAAAACGGGGACGACGGTCCTGGGAACGTTTTTCAAGGCGCAGGTTTTCGCGGGCTACATCGACGCAAAGAGCGGGCGGCGTCTCGTATATGCGCTGTACGTGAACGACATAGGCACTCTTAAGGACATTACGGAAGCGCTCGAGGTGTTCGACGACGAGGGCGAGATATCAGAGATTATATACGACCTCAATTAA
- a CDS encoding serine hydrolase domain-containing protein, whose protein sequence is MYKRLSCIALAAFAFAFVLSCDKNGGNKFDPGLEAELREIVHSYKDEFGIPGIIAGVWIPGKGNLVIEDGVGDIETGAPVRKDDHVRIGSVTKSFTVTVILQLAEEGLIGLDDPVGDYLPGVENPGATIAELANMRSGIFNYTEDAEFVTEFVESDFLRVWTDQELVDVADRNVPYFPPGGGWHYSNTNTVILGMIVEQVTGRSLGEEITDRIIAPLGLGGTSYPTTPDMPLPFAHGYGFEPPEDISFCDPSSSAGSGAMISRLGDLKKWGEALGSGSLLSEELQAERISSLSPIVYDPCDDDDPDREKRSCPEYDRYGLGIGELSGWIGHTGEYIGYTNLVMYEPGSGAVVVIIANRFGVGEHVPTAIFREFAEVLNPELQE, encoded by the coding sequence ATGTACAAAAGGTTATCGTGTATAGCTCTCGCCGCGTTTGCGTTCGCTTTCGTTCTGTCGTGCGACAAAAACGGCGGAAACAAATTCGACCCGGGGCTCGAAGCCGAGCTTAGGGAGATAGTCCACAGCTATAAAGACGAGTTCGGGATTCCGGGGATTATCGCGGGCGTATGGATACCGGGCAAGGGGAATCTCGTCATCGAGGACGGCGTCGGGGACATAGAGACCGGCGCACCCGTAAGAAAGGACGATCACGTGAGGATCGGGAGCGTCACGAAATCGTTCACCGTTACGGTGATCCTTCAGCTCGCGGAAGAGGGGCTGATCGGCCTTGACGACCCGGTAGGGGATTACCTTCCCGGGGTCGAGAACCCCGGCGCCACCATAGCCGAGCTCGCGAACATGAGGAGCGGCATCTTCAATTATACGGAGGACGCCGAGTTCGTGACGGAATTCGTGGAAAGCGATTTCCTTCGCGTCTGGACGGACCAGGAGCTCGTAGACGTTGCCGACAGGAACGTGCCCTACTTCCCTCCGGGCGGGGGCTGGCACTATTCCAACACCAATACGGTCATTCTGGGGATGATAGTCGAGCAGGTGACCGGGCGTTCTCTCGGTGAGGAGATAACCGACAGGATAATCGCACCGCTCGGCCTCGGGGGCACGTCGTATCCGACGACGCCCGACATGCCGCTTCCGTTCGCACACGGCTACGGGTTCGAGCCGCCGGAGGACATAAGCTTCTGCGACCCCTCGTCGTCCGCGGGCTCGGGCGCAATGATATCGAGGCTCGGGGACCTCAAAAAATGGGGTGAGGCTCTCGGGAGCGGATCTCTTCTGAGCGAAGAGCTTCAGGCCGAGCGTATAAGCAGCCTTTCGCCCATCGTGTACGATCCATGCGACGACGATGACCCGGACAGGGAAAAGAGGAGCTGCCCGGAATATGACAGATACGGGCTGGGGATCGGCGAGCTAAGCGGCTGGATAGGGCACACGGGCGAGTATATAGGTTATACGAACCTCGTGATGTACGAGCCCGGAAGCGGGGCCGTGGTCGTAATCATCGCGAACAGGTTCGGGGTCGGCGAGCACGTTCCGACGGCGATATTCAGGGAGTTCGCCGAGGTATTGAACCCGGAGCTCCAGGAATAG
- a CDS encoding potassium/proton antiporter yields the protein MNYTIEYVLLGASVLCLLSIFASKAAAFLRVPALLIFILVGILAGSEGPGGIYYNDPWSAQFLGVLALAFIIFSGGLHSSWKQIAPVLWDGVILSTLGVFLTAMLLGLFAHYFLGFPILIAFLLGSIVSSTDAAAVFAILGSDGSSLKGGLKDLLEFESASNDPMAIILTICFIHLIMNPATSVWGMVFLLLKQMSLGALFGFIMGKVIIFIVNRLRLGYEGLYPVLMMALVVFAYGLTASIGGSGVLAVYIAGFMVGSSEFVNKKSIMRFMDGIAWLFQIVMFVVLGLLVFPSQLLPVALSGFAVALFLMFVARPVGTFISLIPSKYGLREKTFISWVGLRGAVPVILATFPLIAGVPESHMLFNIVFFIVVTSVLIQGQTLTMVARWLGLDAPGVEKRERSADFEFPYDEHTERVELTIPPESTAVGKQVIELGLPESALLMLIRRGDTTFVPRGSTVIEPGDRILVFAEQKDMLEVRSIFCVWGPSPEPE from the coding sequence TTGAATTATACAATAGAATATGTCCTTCTCGGTGCTTCGGTTCTCTGCCTCCTCAGCATTTTCGCGAGCAAGGCGGCGGCTTTTCTGAGGGTGCCAGCCCTGCTTATATTCATACTGGTCGGCATACTGGCGGGATCGGAAGGGCCGGGGGGAATCTATTACAACGACCCGTGGTCGGCGCAGTTCCTGGGTGTGCTCGCCCTGGCGTTCATTATCTTCTCGGGCGGGCTTCATTCGAGCTGGAAGCAGATAGCCCCGGTGCTCTGGGACGGGGTGATACTTTCCACACTGGGCGTGTTTCTCACGGCCATGCTCCTCGGGCTGTTCGCTCACTATTTCCTGGGATTCCCGATACTAATAGCTTTTCTTCTCGGCTCTATCGTTTCATCGACGGACGCCGCTGCGGTCTTTGCGATACTGGGCTCCGACGGTTCCAGCCTGAAGGGCGGGCTGAAGGACCTTCTCGAGTTCGAGTCCGCAAGTAACGACCCGATGGCGATCATACTGACAATATGTTTTATACATCTCATCATGAACCCGGCCACTTCGGTCTGGGGCATGGTTTTTCTCCTGTTAAAGCAGATGTCGCTGGGTGCGCTGTTCGGCTTTATCATGGGGAAGGTGATTATCTTCATAGTCAACCGTTTAAGGCTCGGCTACGAGGGGCTTTACCCGGTGTTGATGATGGCGCTCGTCGTGTTCGCATACGGGCTGACGGCATCTATCGGCGGCTCGGGCGTACTGGCCGTCTACATAGCCGGGTTCATGGTCGGGAGCAGCGAGTTCGTGAACAAGAAAAGCATAATGCGGTTCATGGATGGTATAGCGTGGCTCTTCCAGATAGTAATGTTCGTCGTGCTGGGGCTCCTCGTTTTTCCATCGCAGCTTCTCCCCGTGGCCTTGTCGGGTTTTGCCGTCGCGTTGTTCCTGATGTTCGTGGCAAGGCCGGTAGGAACCTTCATTTCGCTTATTCCCAGTAAATACGGCCTGAGAGAGAAAACATTCATATCGTGGGTCGGACTGAGGGGGGCTGTGCCGGTTATCCTGGCGACATTCCCGCTTATCGCGGGCGTGCCGGAGTCGCATATGCTGTTCAATATAGTGTTTTTCATCGTCGTAACTTCGGTTTTAATCCAGGGGCAGACGCTGACAATGGTCGCGAGGTGGCTCGGTCTGGACGCTCCGGGGGTGGAGAAGCGAGAGCGGAGCGCCGACTTCGAGTTCCCTTACGACGAGCACACGGAGAGGGTGGAGCTCACCATACCGCCGGAGTCGACGGCCGTCGGAAAACAGGTGATAGAGCTCGGGCTTCCCGAGAGCGCGCTCCTGATGTTGATCCGAAGGGGCGACACGACGTTCGTCCCGCGGGGGTCTACCGTGATAGAGCCGGGAGACAGGATACTCGTATTCGCCGAGCAGAAGGATATGCTGGAGGTGAGATCGATATTCTGCGTCTGGGGGCCGTCGCCGGAGCCGGAATAA
- a CDS encoding DUF308 domain-containing protein → MNGTSVAQDIKGSWGWLLTLGIIYVIMGFFIIGMPGAATLALELLLGIVLIVGGIISVGGSFLAGDWKRFLFIFLSGVLYIIVGVLLLKNPIAGVLTLTLLLAAFLLVEGFFKIIHAFQLRPLPSWIWLFVSGAASVILGIMVWAGFPETSTFILGLLVGIAFLMNGLSMVMVAFALKGK, encoded by the coding sequence ATGAACGGTACGTCTGTTGCACAGGATATTAAAGGCTCCTGGGGCTGGCTCCTGACCCTCGGGATTATCTACGTAATAATGGGTTTCTTTATCATCGGCATGCCGGGCGCGGCGACTCTCGCTCTGGAGCTGCTGCTGGGGATCGTGCTTATAGTCGGCGGAATTATCTCCGTGGGCGGGTCTTTTCTTGCGGGGGACTGGAAGAGGTTTTTGTTCATATTCCTGAGCGGCGTACTTTATATAATCGTCGGCGTTCTGCTCCTCAAGAATCCGATAGCGGGCGTACTCACGCTGACGCTGCTTTTGGCGGCGTTCCTCCTCGTCGAAGGCTTCTTCAAGATAATCCACGCGTTTCAGCTAAGGCCGCTTCCGAGCTGGATATGGCTTTTCGTGAGCGGCGCGGCATCGGTGATACTCGGCATAATGGTATGGGCCGGGTTCCCCGAGACGAGCACTTTTATTCTCGGACTTTTGGTGGGTATCGCATTCCTTATGAACGGCCTGTCGATGGTGATGGTCGCTTTCGCCCTTAAAGGGAAGTAG
- a CDS encoding AAA family ATPase: MKDTLKELELLIRSRYSLIFLEADEEERAETVLRLLAARLGIPYFLWTRTRGLMRGDVESKGAVYGSADPVKALMHVEASGFPALYHFVGLDGFKGDRTTSELLKYASGRYLGNNGAVIVSGNSHDIPENLRSASAVFRLPAPGREEYRELLGRVTRDMLSRMNVKISISGEDTNRLLNNLTGLTLTEAGKIITKLIVEDGELSPADVRKAAEAKRVIVEREGVLEYYPAEENMSDIADLAALKSWLSKRKEIVANPEKAREFGLTFPKGILLLGVPGCGKSLCARAVAMEWGLPLLRMDPSSLYNKYIGESEKNFKRAMRTAEKMSPVVLWIDEIEKAFSSDGGAADGGLSARIFGTFLSWLQERKGDVFIVATANNVKALPPEFMRKGRFDEIFFVDLPDAETRRAIFSIHLEKRGKNPDLFDLAELSDLAGGFSGSEIEQVIVSGLYSAFSERKELSTEILLSEISATRPLSETMSEKIALLREWARDRTVSAH, translated from the coding sequence ATGAAAGATACGCTCAAAGAGCTCGAGCTGCTTATACGCTCCCGCTACAGCCTCATATTCCTCGAAGCCGACGAGGAAGAGCGCGCCGAAACCGTGCTCAGGCTGCTCGCGGCCCGGCTGGGGATTCCCTATTTCCTCTGGACGAGGACGAGGGGGCTCATGCGCGGGGACGTCGAATCGAAGGGCGCGGTATACGGCTCCGCCGACCCGGTCAAGGCGCTCATGCACGTCGAAGCGTCCGGGTTCCCGGCCCTCTACCATTTCGTCGGGCTCGACGGCTTTAAGGGCGACAGAACCACGTCCGAGCTTTTGAAATACGCCTCCGGGCGTTATCTCGGCAACAACGGGGCCGTCATAGTATCCGGCAATTCCCACGACATTCCGGAGAATCTTAGGAGCGCCTCCGCCGTGTTCAGGCTCCCCGCGCCCGGGAGAGAAGAGTACAGGGAGCTCCTCGGAAGGGTCACGCGCGACATGCTTTCGAGGATGAACGTTAAGATAAGCATCTCCGGGGAAGATACGAACAGGCTCCTCAACAATCTAACGGGACTCACGCTCACCGAGGCCGGGAAGATAATCACTAAGCTCATCGTCGAAGACGGGGAGCTCTCGCCCGCGGACGTTAGAAAGGCCGCCGAGGCGAAGAGGGTCATAGTCGAAAGGGAGGGCGTCCTCGAGTACTATCCCGCCGAGGAGAACATGTCCGACATCGCCGACCTCGCCGCGCTTAAATCGTGGCTGTCGAAGAGAAAGGAAATAGTCGCCAACCCCGAAAAGGCCCGCGAATTCGGCCTCACGTTCCCGAAGGGCATACTCCTCCTCGGCGTGCCCGGCTGCGGTAAGAGCCTCTGCGCCAGGGCCGTCGCGATGGAATGGGGCCTCCCGCTCTTGAGGATGGACCCGTCGAGCCTCTACAACAAATACATAGGCGAGAGCGAAAAGAATTTCAAACGCGCGATGAGGACGGCCGAAAAAATGTCCCCCGTCGTCCTCTGGATAGACGAGATAGAAAAGGCCTTTTCGTCGGACGGCGGGGCGGCCGACGGAGGGCTCTCGGCGAGGATATTCGGGACGTTCCTCTCCTGGCTCCAGGAAAGAAAGGGCGACGTGTTCATAGTGGCCACGGCGAACAACGTAAAGGCCCTCCCGCCCGAATTCATGAGAAAGGGGAGATTCGACGAGATATTCTTCGTGGACCTTCCGGACGCCGAAACGAGGAGGGCGATATTCTCGATACACCTCGAAAAGCGCGGGAAGAACCCCGACCTGTTCGACCTCGCGGAATTGTCGGACCTTGCCGGCGGATTCAGCGGCTCGGAGATAGAGCAGGTCATAGTCTCCGGGCTCTACAGCGCCTTTTCCGAAAGGAAAGAGCTCTCGACCGAAATACTCCTGAGCGAAATTTCAGCGACGCGGCCGCTCTCGGAAACCATGTCCGAGAAGATAGCGCTTCTCAGGGAATGGGCCCGGGACAGAACCGTATCCGCCCATTAA
- a CDS encoding PQQ-dependent sugar dehydrogenase — MKNPRLLIPVLLIVLALAVYFRGALSEGYHYITSALVKGGAVEGRAPASRGSKWAEVGLTQFTSGLELPVDLTHAGDGSGRIFVVEKPGRIKIVRDGKVGEGSFLDIVSRVRSRGTEQGLLGLAFHPKFPENGRFFVNYTDLDGDTVVSEFGLADDPDRADPGSERVLIRIEQPASNHNGGQVRFGPDGYLYIGMGDGGSAGDPWGNAQNLDALLGKILRLDVDGEKPYAIPADNPFKDRGGARPEIWAYGLRNPWRFSFDLETGDMYIGDVGQNLWEEINFQPRASGGGENYGWDYTEGSHEFEMPRGHDTGGITFPVFEYGREDGCSVTGGYVYRGKEFPALAGTYLFSDFCTGKLWGLRKKDGGGWEWTMLLDTDLQPGSFGEGPDGSVYILDFPTGKIFKITVEK, encoded by the coding sequence ATGAAAAATCCGCGCCTGCTGATACCCGTGCTTCTTATTGTGCTCGCCCTCGCCGTTTACTTCAGGGGGGCACTGTCCGAAGGTTATCATTACATAACGAGCGCGCTCGTTAAGGGCGGAGCGGTGGAGGGGCGCGCCCCAGCCTCGCGCGGAAGCAAGTGGGCCGAGGTGGGGCTCACGCAGTTTACGTCCGGGCTCGAGCTTCCCGTGGACCTTACGCACGCCGGCGACGGCTCGGGGCGCATATTCGTCGTCGAAAAGCCCGGCCGAATAAAGATTGTCAGGGACGGGAAGGTCGGGGAGGGGAGCTTCCTCGACATAGTATCGAGGGTCCGTTCGAGGGGAACCGAGCAGGGGCTCCTGGGACTGGCCTTTCATCCGAAATTCCCGGAGAACGGGAGGTTCTTCGTCAACTATACAGACCTCGACGGCGATACGGTAGTTTCGGAATTCGGCCTTGCGGACGATCCCGACCGCGCCGATCCGGGGAGCGAGAGGGTGCTGATCAGGATAGAGCAGCCAGCCTCGAACCACAACGGCGGGCAGGTGAGGTTCGGCCCAGACGGATACCTGTACATAGGCATGGGCGACGGCGGCTCGGCCGGCGACCCGTGGGGGAACGCGCAGAACCTGGACGCGCTCCTTGGCAAGATACTGCGCCTGGACGTGGACGGCGAGAAGCCCTATGCCATACCTGCCGACAATCCGTTTAAGGACAGGGGTGGTGCGCGGCCTGAAATCTGGGCGTACGGACTCAGGAACCCGTGGCGATTCTCGTTCGACCTAGAAACAGGGGACATGTACATCGGGGACGTCGGGCAGAACCTCTGGGAGGAGATAAATTTTCAGCCGCGGGCGAGCGGGGGAGGGGAGAACTACGGCTGGGATTATACGGAGGGCTCGCACGAGTTCGAGATGCCCCGAGGGCACGATACGGGCGGCATTACGTTCCCGGTATTCGAATACGGGAGGGAAGACGGATGCTCGGTTACGGGCGGGTACGTATACAGGGGAAAGGAATTTCCCGCGCTCGCCGGCACGTATCTCTTCTCTGACTTCTGCACGGGGAAGCTATGGGGGCTCAGGAAAAAGGACGGCGGGGGCTGGGAGTGGACGATGCTCCTCGACACCGACCTTCAGCCGGGAAGCTTCGGAGAGGGGCCGGACGGGAGCGTTTATATTCTCGACTTTCCTACGGGAAAAATCTTTAAGATAACCGTTGAAAAATAG
- a CDS encoding acyl-CoA synthetase encodes MTDSGSRKYDIGLEKNPANYEPLSPLSFIERAAAVFPGRVSVVHGEARYTWRETYERCVRLASALSRIGIGKGDTVAFMAPNIPAHYEAHFGVPMTGAVLNSLNIRQDAETIAFLLGHGEAKALITDTEFAPVIRKALAMLGRRPVVIDIDDPYGPGGERLGEAEYEDFLESGDPSFPWQGPGDEWDAISLNYTSGTTGNPKGVVYHHRGAYLNAVGNLVNWGMTGRPVYLWTLPMFHCNGWCFTWSLAAIAGTSVCMRKIDSAHIFEGIKKHGATHLCGAPVVMNMIINAAKELKEGIDHQVNFLTAAAAPPAAILERIERMGFRVTHVYGLTETYGPAAVCEWHDEWDALPPHERSAMKARQGVRYTLQEGLMVGDPETVEPLPWDGETIGEVFFRGNIVMKGYLKNPGATEDAFRGGWFHTGDLGVTHPDGYIEIKDRSKDIIISGGENIATLEVESVLYQHPDILEAAVVAKPDEAWGETPCAFVTLKSGAPETSEKDIISFCRERLAHFKCPKTVIFMELPKTSTGKIQKYILRDIAKKLQHR; translated from the coding sequence ATGACGGACTCCGGCAGCAGAAAATACGACATCGGGCTCGAGAAAAATCCCGCTAACTACGAGCCGCTCTCGCCGCTCTCGTTCATCGAAAGGGCGGCCGCGGTCTTCCCCGGCCGCGTTTCGGTGGTTCACGGCGAGGCGCGTTATACGTGGCGCGAGACGTACGAAAGGTGCGTCAGGCTCGCCTCCGCGCTCTCGCGCATCGGGATAGGGAAAGGCGACACGGTGGCCTTCATGGCCCCCAATATCCCCGCGCACTACGAGGCGCACTTCGGCGTGCCTATGACCGGGGCGGTGCTTAACTCGCTCAACATCAGGCAGGACGCCGAGACCATAGCCTTCCTCCTCGGTCACGGGGAAGCGAAGGCGCTGATTACCGATACCGAGTTCGCCCCCGTCATAAGAAAGGCGCTCGCCATGCTCGGGAGAAGGCCCGTCGTCATAGACATCGACGATCCGTATGGCCCCGGCGGCGAAAGGCTCGGCGAAGCCGAATACGAGGACTTCCTCGAATCCGGCGACCCGTCGTTTCCGTGGCAAGGCCCCGGCGACGAGTGGGACGCCATATCGCTCAACTACACTTCCGGCACAACAGGCAACCCGAAGGGAGTCGTCTACCACCACAGGGGGGCCTACCTCAACGCCGTCGGGAACCTCGTCAACTGGGGGATGACCGGCAGGCCCGTATACCTTTGGACCCTCCCCATGTTCCACTGTAACGGCTGGTGCTTCACGTGGTCCCTCGCCGCCATAGCGGGCACGTCGGTCTGCATGAGGAAGATCGATTCCGCGCATATATTCGAGGGCATAAAGAAACACGGCGCGACCCACCTCTGCGGCGCCCCCGTAGTCATGAACATGATAATCAACGCCGCGAAGGAGCTGAAAGAGGGAATCGACCATCAGGTGAATTTCCTTACGGCCGCCGCCGCACCGCCCGCCGCCATTCTCGAACGGATAGAGAGAATGGGCTTCCGCGTAACGCACGTCTACGGTCTCACGGAAACCTACGGCCCCGCGGCCGTATGCGAGTGGCACGACGAATGGGACGCCCTTCCCCCGCATGAACGCTCCGCGATGAAAGCCCGCCAGGGTGTGCGCTACACACTCCAGGAAGGGCTCATGGTGGGCGACCCCGAAACGGTAGAGCCCCTCCCCTGGGACGGTGAGACCATCGGCGAGGTATTTTTCAGGGGCAACATCGTCATGAAGGGATACCTCAAGAACCCCGGCGCAACGGAAGACGCGTTCAGGGGCGGATGGTTCCACACGGGCGACCTCGGCGTCACGCATCCCGACGGATACATCGAAATAAAGGACCGCTCGAAGGACATAATAATCTCCGGCGGCGAGAATATCGCTACGCTCGAAGTGGAATCGGTCCTCTACCAGCACCCGGACATACTCGAAGCCGCCGTGGTCGCCAAACCCGACGAGGCTTGGGGCGAGACGCCCTGCGCCTTCGTCACGCTGAAATCCGGCGCCCCGGAAACGAGCGAGAAAGACATAATAAGCTTCTGCCGCGAGAGGCTCGCCCATTTCAAGTGCCCGAAGACGGTGATATTCATGGAGCTCCCGAAAACCTCCACGGGAAAGATTCAGAAATACATCCTTCGGGACATAGCGAAGAAGCTGCAGCACCGATAG